A region from the Eulemur rufifrons isolate Redbay chromosome 21, OSU_ERuf_1, whole genome shotgun sequence genome encodes:
- the LOC138401461 gene encoding coiled-coil domain-containing protein 74B-like, whose translation MSGAAVAAGVRPPSSTTPGSRGASRPRQRQPTGLALPGPHPAQPGHSDAQKRIVDLEKSLQFLQQQHSETLVKLHEEIEYLKRENKDLHYKLIMNQRPQKKGSLSTSSFHSAKSMSNSTVSANSQGKVRPLPSSFKKQDSKADLEEEPGGKPDRAPGAQRQARNEEVDTFNSGVTWAAGSQHRGRQAAGAPPSMSLPPRLRKPTTLQQCEVVIRQLWNANLLQAQELQHLKSLLEESQRHKAAPEEARLTSPKDQEAMPLPKVSSKNLSKKCLVLSPTPVAERSILPALKQTLKSNFAERQKRLQVMQNRRLHRSVF comes from the exons ATGAGCGGGGCGGCAGTGGCAGCCGGGGTAAGGCCCCCCAGCTCGACGACCCCGGGCTCCCGAGGCGCGTCGCGCCCGCGCCAGCGCCAGCCCACGGGCCTCGCGCTGCCGGGGCCGCACCCCGCGCAGCCGGGACACAGCGACGCGCAGAAGCGGATCGTGGACCTGGAGAAGAGCCTGCAGTTCCTGCAGCAGCAGCACTCGGAGACGCTGGTCAAGCTCCACGAGGAGATCGAGTACCTGAAGCGGGAGAACAAGG ATCTCCACTACAAGCTCATAATGAATCAGAGGCCACAGAAGAAAG GCAGCCTCTCCACTTCCAGCTTCCACTCCGCCAAGTCCATGTCGAACTCGACAGTGTCAG CCAACTCTCAAGGCAAGGTCAGGCCTCTGCCCAGTTCCTTCAAGAAGCAAGACTCCAAGGCAGACCTGGAGGAGGAGCCCGGAGGCAAGCCGGACAGAGCTCCTGGGGCGCAGAGGCAGGCCAG AAATGAGGAAGTGGACACCTTTAACTCAGGGGTCACCTGGGCAGCAGGCAGCCAGCACaggggcaggcaggcagcaggggCACCCCCCTCGATGAGCCTGCCCCCGCGCCTGCGCAAGCCCACCACGCTTCAGCAATGCGAGGTGGTCATCCGCCAGCTGTGGAACGCCAACCTTCTGCAGGCCCAAGAG CTGCAGCACCTCAAGTCCCTCCTGGAGGAGAGCCAGAGGCACAAGGCTGCCCCTGAGGAGGCCAGGCTGACTTCTCCCAA GGACCAGGAGGCCATGCCCCTCCCCAAGGTCTCCAGCAAGAACCTCTCTAAGAAATG CCTGGTTCTGAGCCCGACGCCCGTGGCAGAGCGCTCTATCCTGCCTGCACTGAAGCAGACGCTGAAGAGCAACTTTGCCGAGCGGCAGAAGAGGCTGCAGGTGATGCAGAACCGGCGCCTGCACCGCTCGGTGTTCTGA